A window of Kineococcus sp. NBC_00420 genomic DNA:
GTGACCCGCCACCAGCGGCCGAGCCGGGTGGTCGCGTGCGGGAGGTGCGCGGGGGGATTCGACCCGGCCAACGTGCTGCGCTGGAGCCACCGCGGCCGCGAGGTCCCGCTGACGGAGATGACGCCCGGCTACCGGCAGGAGTGGGCCCGTCTGCAGTCCGGTCCTTCCGGAGTCTTTGCGCCCCAGCACCTGCCGGTGGGTGCCGTGGTACGGGTCGGCGGCGCCGGGCGGTTCGCCGGAGCCACCGGCCGCATCGTGAAGCTCGGTCGGACGCGTTACCACGTCCAGGTCGGAGGCGGCGTGCTCACCGTCCCGTTCCCGCTGGCGCAGCCGGTGCGGGGACGGTGAGGGAGGGGGTCAGGCGGGGAGCTGGGCCTCGACGGCGGAACGCAGCGCGGCGTCCTCCGGCGTGGTCCGCGAGCGGAACCGACCCACGACCTCACCCGCGGGCGAGACGAGGAACTTCTCGAAGTTCCAGGCCACGTCGCCGGCCGCACCCTCGGCGTCCGCGGTGTCGACCAGCGCGGTGTAGAGCGCGTCGCGGCCCGGGCCGTTGACCTCGACCTTGCCGGTCATCGGGAAGGTCGTGCCCCAGGTCGCGGAGCAGTACTCCGCGATCTCCTCCTCCGACCCGGGCTCCTGGCCCTTGAACTGGTTGCAGGGCACCCCGAGCACGGTGAACCCGCGGTCGCCGTACTCCTTCTGGAGGTTCTCCAGCCCCTCGTACTGCGGGGTGAAACCACAGCGGGAGGCGACGTTCACGACGAGCACGGCCTTGCCGGCGAACTGGGCGGTGTCGAGCGCACCACCGGTGAGCGAGGTGAGGGGGGTGTCGAAGGGCGAGGTCGGCGAGGTCATGGCCGGAACGTACCCCGCGGCCGGCGGTCGCCGGACCTCACCGGCCGGCGAGGACCTCGCGCACGGCCTCGCGGGCCGCCCGGCTCGCACCGATCGTGCTGGCCGAGGGTCCGTAGCCGACGAGGTGCAGCCGCGGTTCGCGGACCGCGCGCGTGCCGTCGACGAGGATCCCGCCGCCCGGTTCCCGCAGCTTCAGGGGGCGCAGGTGGTCGACCGCGGGCCGGAACCCGGTGGCCCACAGGATGACGTCGGCGGCCTGCTCGGAGCCGTCGGCCCAGCGGACCCCGTCGGGGAGGACGCGGGCGAACATGGGGTGGCGCTTGAGGACGCCGCGGTCGCGCAGCGCCGCGACCTCCGGGGTGAGCAGCAACCCGGTCGCCGAGACGACCGAACCGGGCGGCTCCCCCGCCGCCACCCGCTGGGCCACGACCTCCACGGCCGCCCGGCGGGCGTCGACGTCGAAGTCGTCGCGGAAGTCCGGTTCGCGCCGGGTGACCCAGGTCGTGGCGATGCCCAGACCGGAGAGGTCCTCGAGGTGCTGGACGGCGGAGATCCCGCCGCCGACGACGACGACGTGCTGCCCCAGGAAGTCCCGTGGGCCGGGGTAGTCGGCGGTGTGCAGCTGCCGGCCGCGGAAGGTCTCGCGCCCGGGGGCGGTGGGCCAGAACGGTTTCGTCCAGGTGCCGGTGGCGTTGATCACCGCGCGGGCGGCGAAGCTGCCCGCCGTGGAGTCGACGACGAGGCGGGCCCCGGCCGGTCGCACCTCCTGCACGGCGACGGGTCGACGGACCGGCTGCCCGAGCCGGAGCTCGTACTCGGCGAAGTAGGCGGGGACGACCTCGCGGGCCGGTGCGGTCGGGTCGACGGCCCCCAGCGGGAAACCCGGCAGGTCGTGGACGCCGTTGACGCGGTCCATCGTCAGACCGGACCAGCGGTGGCGCCAGGCGCCCCCCGGTTCGTCGTCGGCGTCGAGGACGACGTAGCCGCGACCCGGGTCGAGCCCGGCCCGGTCGAGGAAGAAGGCGGCCGAGAGACCGCCCTGTCCGGCACCGATGACGACGACGTCGACCGTCGACAGCGCGGGGCTCATGAGCCACCCACCCGGTCTCGAGTCGTCACAGTCAGTGATCGTATGCGCCGGGGCCGGTTCTGCGCTCGCCATCGGCCCGGGCAGCGGGGCCCGGGCGGGACGAGGGGGTCGACTAGCCTCCCCGGGTGACGTCCGACGCCCCCGCCCGCGAAGTGCTCACCTGGTCGACCTTCGGGGAGGCCGTGCGGGAACTCGCCTCCACGATCGCCGCCGACGGGGACTACCGCCCCGAGGTGATCCTCGGGATCGCCCGCGGCGGGCTGCCGCTGGCCGCCGGGCTGGCGTACGCGCTGGAGGTCAAGGAGACCGCGACCATCAACGTCGAGTTCTACACCGGCGTCGACTCCCGCCTGCCCGAGCCGGTCGTGCTGGCGCCCTCCGTGGACCTGGCCGAACTGGCCGGCCGCGAGGTCCTCGTCGTCGACGACGTCGCCGACACCGGCCGGACCCTCGCCGTCGTGGTGGGGATGTGCGCCGACGCCGGGATCAGGGCCCGTTCCGTCGTCGTCTACCGCAAGCCCACCACCCGGCTGGCGCCGGAGTACTCCTGGCGCGAGACGGACCGGTGGATCGACTTCCCGTGGTCCTCGGAGGGGCCGGTCCCCGAGGTCGCGCGGCGGTCCGCGTCAGCCTGAGCGGGGTTTCGTCCGCGCGGTCGCGACGGCGGTGAGCGGGTCCTCCGGCCAGGGGTGCTTGGCGTAGCGGGCCCGGTTCTCGGCCCGGACCGCCGGGTAGACGTTGCGCCAGAACGACTCCAGGTCGGCGGTGACGGCCAGCGGCCGACCGGCGGGTGAGAGCAGGTGCAGCACCACGAGCACCCGGCCCTCGACGAGGCGCGGGGTCGCCGTCCACCCGAAGGCCTCCTGCAGCTTCAGGGCGAGCACCGGGGCGGCCGGGTCGGTGTAGTCGAGTCGCACCGAGCGACCGCTCGGCACGGGCAGGTCCACCGGGGCGAGCTCGTCGAGGCGGGCGGCCTGCGGCCAGGGCAGCTGCGCCCGCAGGGCCGCGACGACGTCGATGCGGGCGAGGTCGCGCCGCGAACGCACAGCCGTCAGCTGGGCTCCGAGCCACTGGTCGAGGGTGGCGAGCAGGTGCTCGTCGCCGAGGTCGGGCCAGGAACCGCCCTGCGCGGCGCGGCAGCACGCCACCCGGGAGCGCAACGACGCCGCCCCCGCCCCGAAGGACAGCAGACGCAGCCCCTCCCGGCGGATCCCGTCGGCGACGGCCGCGGCCACGAGCTCGGCCGGGGGGTGCGGCAGCGGCCGGGCGGCCAGTTCCACCGCCCCGACCCCCTCGACCCGGCGGGCCACGACGTCCCCGTCGCGCCAGACGACCTCGTCACGGACCTCGACCCCCACGACGGAACGGGCGAGGTCCTCAGTCAGCGGCGCCGCCGAGCGGACGCGGGCGGCGGCTCGCCCGGGGGCGCGGTCGGCGACGGCGACCGCGAGCCACGGGGCGGCGCGCAACCCGCTGCCCGGGGCGACCTCGACCCCCGTCCCGCCCGTCGTCGCGTACGCGACACCGTCCGGGGTGCGTTGCCGGGCAACGCGTTCCGGGTGGGCGAGGGCGACGACGACCGCCGCCGCGAGGTCGCGGGGCAGACCGGCGGAACCGCCGCGCCCGGACGCCGGGGGCACTGTGGGCATCGAGGGCACCGAGGAGCGCAGCCGGGACACCTCCCGCCGCCACACCGGGTCCCCCTCCGCCGCCCGCCACGACGCCACGAGGTCGTCACCGCCGCGCAGCAGCGAGTCCTCCGAGAGCAGCGCGACGACCTCGGCCGCCGTCCGGGGCCCGACCCACCCGGCCCCGTCGAGCAGGGCCCGGGCCAGCCGCGGGTGCAGCCCGACCTCGGCCATCGCCCGGCCCGAGGGGGTGATCCGGCCGTCCGCGAGCGCCCCCAGCCGGTCCAGCGCCTCCCGGGCCGCCGCGAGCGGGCCGGCGGGCGGCGGGTCGAGCAGGGACAGCCCGTCGGTGTCGCCCCAGCCCGCCGTGAGCAGCGCGAACCCGGTGAGGTCCGCGGTCGCGATCTCCGGCGGGGTGTGGGCGAGCAGCAGTCCGTGATCGGCGGCGGACCAGGCGCGGAGCACCGTCCCGGGGGCCTCGCGGGCTGCGCGACCGGCCCGCTGGTCGGCCGAGGCGCGCGAGACCCGGACCGTGTCGAGACCGCCGAAGCCCCGGGCGTGGTCGATGCGCGGGACGCGGGCGAGCCCCGCGTCGACGACGGTCCGGACCCCCGGGACGGTCAGCGACGACTCGGCGACGGCGGTCGAGAGCACGACCCGACGCCGGGGACCGGGCCGGAGCGCGGCGTCCTGCTCGGCCCCGGAGCGGCCGCCGCTGAGCTCGACGAGGTCGACGTCGGTGAGGAAGGCGCTGCGCTGCAACCGGTTGGTCACCGCGCGGATCTCCCCGGCCCCCGGCAGGAAGACCAGCACGTCGCCGTCGCGTTCCAGGGCCCGTCCCACGAGCCCGCCGACGTGGTCGAGCAGCGCCGGGTCGACGCGCAGGCCCTCGGGCGGTCGCACCGGCCGCGGCGGCGGGCACCAGGACACCTCGAGCGGGTGGACGGGTGCGGTCGCGGTCACGACGGGGCCGTCCAGCAGTGCGGCCAGGCGCGGCACGTCGAGGGTGGCCGAGGCAGCCAGCAGCCAGAGGTCCTCGCGGAGCAGGTCCCGGGCCTGCAGGGCGAAGGCGAGGGCGAGGTCGGCGTCGAGCTGCCGTTCGTGGACCTCGTCGAGCAGGACGGTGGCGACACCGGGCAGTTCGGGGTCGTGCAGCATGCGCCGCAGCAGCAGTCCCGTGGTGACGACCTCGACGCGGGTGTCCGCGGAGACCTTGCGCTCACCGCGGACCGCGTAGCCCACGGTGGCCCCGACCGGCTCGCCCAGCAGCGAGGCCATCCGGGCCGCGGCCGCGCGGGCGGCGACCCGGCGGGGCTCGGCGACGACGACCTTCCCGGGGCGCGCGTCGGCCAGCGCGAGGGGCACCAGCGTCGTCTTGCCCGTGCCGGGCGGGGCCTGCAGGACGGCGGTCCCCCGGGAGCGCAGCGCGTCGATCAGGTCGGGCAGGACCGCCGCGACGGGCAGGGCCGAGAGCAGGTGGTGGGGGATCGACGGGACGAGGGGTGGCACCCGCTCATCCTGCCCGCCGTGACCGCACCCCTCGGAGCAGCACCCGCCGGAGCAGCACCGCCCCCAGGCCGAGCCCGACGACGACGAGCGCGACGACCTGACGGCCTCCCAGGACGGGTCCGTGGCCGACGTCGACGTAGCCCCCGAGCCGGAGACCGGCGAGGCGCTCGAAGTGGTTGCGGGCCCCGGGGAAGAAGAAGTCGTCGACGCCGTAGGCGACCGGGAAGCCGGCCGGGCCGGCGAGCAACGTGGCGACCGCCCACTGCGGTCGGTGGTGCGACTCGTGCTCGGCGAGGTTCGCCGCGTCGGAGGGGACCGTGGGGAACCGCGGGGAGATCACCATGTCCCCGAAGTTCACCGTGCGCTTGCCGGCCACCGCCTTCGAGACGACCCCGACGTAGTAGTCGGCGGCCGCGTAGCGGCACACGGTGAGACCGCGGGCGTCGGCGTAGAGCATGGCCAGACCCGTCTCGGGCCAGGTCGCGACCTTCTGCGCGAGCAGCGACGGCGTGAGGTCGGGAACGTCGGCGGTGGAGCCCCACTCCTCCCCCGGCGGCGCGGCGCAGACGGGAGCGGCACCGAGGTCGGTGACGCTGCGCCAGGCCGTGCCGAGCAGGATCGAGGTGACGGCCAGTCCGGCGACGACCCCTTGCAGGATGCGGACCGCCGCCGGCCGGACCGGCGCGTGCCGGCCCTTGAACCACCACCAGAGGGCCCCGAGGACACCCGCGACGAGGAGCCAGAAGAACAGGTGGGCCGCGGCGCGGCTGTGCGGGTGACTGTAGCCCCACCAGCTGGGCGACCCCGGCCTGCCCACCCCACCCGCCCCGCCCACCTCAGCAATCTAGGGCGGGAAGCCTCAGTTCGCCGGGCCGCCCGTGGCGGGCCCGCGACCCTGACCACCACGACGGCGACGGCGGGGAGCCCCGGTCGCCTCCGCGGCGGGTGCCGCGCCCCGACGGGCCGCGGGCTGGCGCGTCGGGGTCTTGGCCCGACGCTGCGCCTGGGGCTGGGCCGGGGCGGTCGGCACCGGCGAGTCCGCCGGGTCGACGTGCGCCGCGGCCGGGCCGACGAGACGGCCGACGAGCTCGTGCTGCGCGGAGACGCTCGTCCACTGCGGCGAGATGCCGGCCTGGCGGGCCAGGGTCCGGACGTCACCCCGCTGGTCGGGCGTCGCGACGGTCACGACGAGACCACCGGCACCGGCGCGGGCGGTGCGCCCGGAGCGGTGCAGGTACGCCTTGTGCTCGGTCGGCGGGTCGACGTGCACGACGATGCTGACGTCGTCCACGTGGATGCCGCGGGCGGCGATGTCGGTGGCGCAGAGGACCTTCACCGAGCCGTCGGAGAACGCACCGAGGTTGCGCTCGCGGGCGTTCTGGCTGAGGTTCCCGTGCAGGTCCACGGCGGGGATCCCGCTCGCGGTCAGCTGCTTCGCGAGCTTCTTGGCCGCGTGCTTCGTCCGCGTGAAGAGGACCGTGCGGCCCTCCCCCGCCGCCAGTTCGCGCACCAGGGAGTTCTTCCCGTCGGCGGCGACCTCGAGGACGTGGTGCTCCATGGTCGAGACCGGCGCGACGGCCGGGTCGACGGAGTGCACGACGGGCTCGGAGAGGTAGCGCTTGACCAGGACGTCGATGCCGTTGTCCAGCGTCGCCGAGAACAGCAGGCGCTGACCGACCACGGGGGTCGCGTCGAGCAGGCGCTTCACGCCGGGCAGGAAGCCCAGGTCGGCCATGTGGTCGGCCTCGTCCAGGACGGTGACCTCGACGGCGTCGAGCTGGCAGTGCCCCTGGCGGATGAGGTCCTCGAGCCGGCCGGGGCAGGCGATGAGGACGTCGACACCGTCGCGCAGCGCGTTGACCTGCGGGTTCTGCCCGACGCCGCCGAAGACGACGGTGGTGCTGAGGCCGAGGGCGTGGGCCAGCGGCGTCACGGTCGCCGAGACCTGGTTGGCGAGCTCGCGGGTCGGGACCAGGACGAGCGCGCGCGGGCGCTTGCTGCGGCGCGGGCGGGTCGAGGCGGCGAGACGGGTCACCAGCGGCAGCGCGAACGCGATGGTCTTGCCGCTGCCGGTGCGACCGCGACCGAGGACGTCGCGACCGGCCATCGAGTCGGGCAGCGTCGCGGTCTGGATCGGGAACGGGCTGACCACGCCGGTGCTCGCGAGGACGTCGACGAGGGGCTGGGGGACGAAGAGGTCGGCGAAGCTGCGCCCGTCCTCGACGATCTCCACGGCCGTGTCGGAGAAGCCTTCGGCGCTGGTCGGACGCTGGGCCGGGACGCGCTCGGCGGGTGCCTGGCGCGGGGCCGGGTTCGCGCTCTGGTTCGGGTTCTGGCGGCTGCGGGACTGCTGCGCGGCCTGGTCGGTCGCGGTGCCCGAACCGCTGGCGCGACGACGCCGGCGCGGCGGCGGCACCGAACCCTCGGTGCGGGGGGTGGAGCTGGACGTGCGGGGGCCGCGGGACGCGGACGAGTTCACAAGGAGCCTCTCGGAGGACGGACACGACGGGAAGTGGCCGTGGTGCCCGACCACACCCGCCGGCCCGGAGGCCGTGCGAGGGACCTGCGCTCCGGCCCCTGGGGCTCGGTGCTGAACACTCGACCGCGGACGCACTGGCGTCCGCCGACGACCATCCTACCGACCGTCGCCCCCTCCCATCGGCAGCGCCCCCCGCGATCACAGGAGGGAAGCGTCACGATCCGGGTTCGCGCGGGGTCGGGGACACACGTTCCGGATCGGAGGGTGGAGAGGCTAACCTCACTTCTGTGTCCACCTCGTCCACCTCCACGAGTGCACCGCCGCCGGCGGCCGCGCGCACCGGGCCGGCTCCGGCGAAGCGGCGGGTGAACCGCCCCCTCGCCCTGCTCCTCGCCTGCGCCCTGCTCGGTCTGGCCGTGCTCGCGAGCCTCGCGATCGGGTCGCGCGAGATCCCGCTGGGCACGGTCCTGCGCGCCCTCAC
This region includes:
- the hrpB gene encoding ATP-dependent helicase HrpB produces the protein MPPLVPSIPHHLLSALPVAAVLPDLIDALRSRGTAVLQAPPGTGKTTLVPLALADARPGKVVVAEPRRVAARAAAARMASLLGEPVGATVGYAVRGERKVSADTRVEVVTTGLLLRRMLHDPELPGVATVLLDEVHERQLDADLALAFALQARDLLREDLWLLAASATLDVPRLAALLDGPVVTATAPVHPLEVSWCPPPRPVRPPEGLRVDPALLDHVGGLVGRALERDGDVLVFLPGAGEIRAVTNRLQRSAFLTDVDLVELSGGRSGAEQDAALRPGPRRRVVLSTAVAESSLTVPGVRTVVDAGLARVPRIDHARGFGGLDTVRVSRASADQRAGRAAREAPGTVLRAWSAADHGLLLAHTPPEIATADLTGFALLTAGWGDTDGLSLLDPPPAGPLAAAREALDRLGALADGRITPSGRAMAEVGLHPRLARALLDGAGWVGPRTAAEVVALLSEDSLLRGGDDLVASWRAAEGDPVWRREVSRLRSSVPSMPTVPPASGRGGSAGLPRDLAAAVVVALAHPERVARQRTPDGVAYATTGGTGVEVAPGSGLRAAPWLAVAVADRAPGRAAARVRSAAPLTEDLARSVVGVEVRDEVVWRDGDVVARRVEGVGAVELAARPLPHPPAELVAAAVADGIRREGLRLLSFGAGAASLRSRVACCRAAQGGSWPDLGDEHLLATLDQWLGAQLTAVRSRRDLARIDVVAALRAQLPWPQAARLDELAPVDLPVPSGRSVRLDYTDPAAPVLALKLQEAFGWTATPRLVEGRVLVVLHLLSPAGRPLAVTADLESFWRNVYPAVRAENRARYAKHPWPEDPLTAVATARTKPRSG
- a CDS encoding SprT-like domain-containing protein: MDVRDAVAVAEGLLDEHGLTGWSVVLDRAKTRAGVCRADRREIWLSAPLTALHSPEEVRDTILHEIAHALVGPRHGHDAVWRATARRIGCSARRLSSAPRPDGPWSGTCPAGHVVTRHQRPSRVVACGRCAGGFDPANVLRWSHRGREVPLTEMTPGYRQEWARLQSGPSGVFAPQHLPVGAVVRVGGAGRFAGATGRIVKLGRTRYHVQVGGGVLTVPFPLAQPVRGR
- a CDS encoding FAD-dependent oxidoreductase, giving the protein MSPALSTVDVVVIGAGQGGLSAAFFLDRAGLDPGRGYVVLDADDEPGGAWRHRWSGLTMDRVNGVHDLPGFPLGAVDPTAPAREVVPAYFAEYELRLGQPVRRPVAVQEVRPAGARLVVDSTAGSFAARAVINATGTWTKPFWPTAPGRETFRGRQLHTADYPGPRDFLGQHVVVVGGGISAVQHLEDLSGLGIATTWVTRREPDFRDDFDVDARRAAVEVVAQRVAAGEPPGSVVSATGLLLTPEVAALRDRGVLKRHPMFARVLPDGVRWADGSEQAADVILWATGFRPAVDHLRPLKLREPGGGILVDGTRAVREPRLHLVGYGPSASTIGASRAAREAVREVLAGR
- a CDS encoding glutathione peroxidase, with translation MTSPTSPFDTPLTSLTGGALDTAQFAGKAVLVVNVASRCGFTPQYEGLENLQKEYGDRGFTVLGVPCNQFKGQEPGSEEEIAEYCSATWGTTFPMTGKVEVNGPGRDALYTALVDTADAEGAAGDVAWNFEKFLVSPAGEVVGRFRSRTTPEDAALRSAVEAQLPA
- a CDS encoding DEAD/DEAH box helicase encodes the protein MNSSASRGPRTSSSTPRTEGSVPPPRRRRRASGSGTATDQAAQQSRSRQNPNQSANPAPRQAPAERVPAQRPTSAEGFSDTAVEIVEDGRSFADLFVPQPLVDVLASTGVVSPFPIQTATLPDSMAGRDVLGRGRTGSGKTIAFALPLVTRLAASTRPRRSKRPRALVLVPTRELANQVSATVTPLAHALGLSTTVVFGGVGQNPQVNALRDGVDVLIACPGRLEDLIRQGHCQLDAVEVTVLDEADHMADLGFLPGVKRLLDATPVVGQRLLFSATLDNGIDVLVKRYLSEPVVHSVDPAVAPVSTMEHHVLEVAADGKNSLVRELAAGEGRTVLFTRTKHAAKKLAKQLTASGIPAVDLHGNLSQNARERNLGAFSDGSVKVLCATDIAARGIHVDDVSIVVHVDPPTEHKAYLHRSGRTARAGAGGLVVTVATPDQRGDVRTLARQAGISPQWTSVSAQHELVGRLVGPAAAHVDPADSPVPTAPAQPQAQRRAKTPTRQPAARRGAAPAAEATGAPRRRRRGGQGRGPATGGPAN
- a CDS encoding phosphoribosyltransferase, with amino-acid sequence MTSDAPAREVLTWSTFGEAVRELASTIAADGDYRPEVILGIARGGLPLAAGLAYALEVKETATINVEFYTGVDSRLPEPVVLAPSVDLAELAGREVLVVDDVADTGRTLAVVVGMCADAGIRARSVVVYRKPTTRLAPEYSWRETDRWIDFPWSSEGPVPEVARRSASA